GAATCTCGCTCGTCCCCTCGCCTATTTCGTCGAGCTTGACGTCGCGGTAGATGCGCTCCAGCGGATAGGATTTATCGTACCCCAGCGCGCCGTGGACCTGTATGGCGTCGTAGGCCGCTTCGCGCCCCACCTGCGAGGCGTAGTACTTCGCCATCGCGGCCTCTTTGGTATAGGGGAGGCCGGCGTCCTTAAGCGCGGCGGCGGAGTAAACTAGGAAGCGCGCCGCCCGGACTTTGGTCGCCATCTCGGCTATTTTCCATTGTATGGCCTGCTTGGTGCCGATGGGCTTGCCGAACTGGACGCGATTTTCCGCATGCTTGACGGCGAGGTCGAACGCGCCCTGGCCCAGGCCGAGCGCCATAGCGCCGATGCTTATGCGGCCCGCGTCCAGCGCCACCATGAAGATCTTGAAACCCTCGTTGACCTCGCCGAGCAGGTTCTTCTGGGGGACGCGGCAGTCCTCGAAAAATATCTCGCTGGTATCCGAGCCGCGCAACCCCATCTTGTTCTCCTTGCGGCCGTAGTTGAACCCCGGCGCATCCACGGGAACGATTATGGAGCTGACGCCGTAGACGCCCTTGGACTTATCGGGGTCGGTCCGCACCGTCGCGAAGCAGACGACGGGCCAGTCGCGCTTGGTGTTGGTGATGAAACACTTCTGGCCGTTGATGACCCACTCGTCGCCGTCGAGGACGGCGGTGGTCTTGGTGTTGCCGGCGTCGGAACCGGCGCCCGGCTCGGTAAGGCCGAAGGAACCCATTACTTCGCCGGAGGCGAACTTGGGCATATATTCTTTTATCTGCTCTTCCGTCCCGTACTTTTGCAGCGGGTAGGTGACCAGCGAGCCCTGGACCGCAAGCATGACGCCCGCCGACCCCGACGCCCGCGATACCTCCTCCACCATAATGGCGTACCGGACCGTGTCCCATCCCAGGCCGCCGTACTCGGCGGGCGCCAGGGCGCCGAACCATCCGACTTCGCCGATGGCCTTCATGACCTCGTCGGGAATATGGTCGTCGGCGTCTATGGCCGCGGCGTGAGGCGCGACGATCTCGTCGACCTTGGCCTTTACCTCGGCCCGAAAATCCTCGTACTCGATATAGTCCAGCATGGGTTTATCCTTTCAGAAGCTTTCCGGCGATTACCAACTTCTGCACCTCGGAGGTCCCCTCGTAGATCTCGGTTACGCGGGCGTCGCGGAAGAACCGCTCGACGACGTAATCTTTCATATAGCCGTAGCCGCCGTGGATCTGGACGCCGAGGTTGGCGCAGAAGTTAGCGGCCTCGGAGGCGTAGAGCTTCGCCATCGCGGCCTCGGCGGAGAACGGCTCGCCGGCGTCCGCCAGCGTCGCGGCCCGGAGCGTCAAGAACCGCGCCGCCTCGAGGCGCGTCGCCATCTCGACCAGGTAAAACTGTATGGCCTGGAAGCTCAGGATGGGCCGGCCGAACTGCTCGCGTTCTCCCGCGTACTTCTTGGCCTCGTTGAACGCCTGCTGGCCTATGCCGACGGCCTGCGCCCCCACGCCGATGCGGCTGCCGTCCAGGCTGGCGAGCGCGATCTTGAGGCCCTCGCCTTCGGCACCCAGGAGGGCGTCGGCGGGCACCTCGCAGTTCTTGAACTCGAGCCGGCGGACGTCCAACGCCCGCATCCCCATCCCGTCGAAGCGTTCGCCGACCGTGAAGCCGGGCGCGTCCCTCTCCACTAAAAAGCAGGACAAGCCCTTGCCGCCGGCCGCCGGGTCGGTGGAAGCGACGACGAGGAAGAGGCCGGCGAAGCCGGCGTTGGTAACGTATAGCTTACGGCCGTTGAGGACGTAGCCGCCGTCTTTCTTCGCCGCGGTCGTTTGGACGTTGGCCGCGTCCGAGCCGGCATCCTCTTCCGTAATCGAGAACGCGCCCAGCAACTCGCCGGAGGCCACCCGGGCCAGGTACTTCTCCTTCTGGCCTTCGGTGCCGTACGTCAGGATAGGTTTGCCCACCAGCGCGTTCTGCACCGATACCACCAGCGCCACCGCCGGCGAACCGCGCGAGAACTCCTCGATCGTCAGCGCGTACGTGGCGAAGTCGAGCTCGGCGCCGCCGTATCGCTCGGGGAGGAACATGCCGAAATAGCCCTGCTCGGCGAGGAACGCGAGGAGCTCGCCCGGGATTTCGCGATTCTCCTCCATCTCCTCGGCCTTGGGCGCGAGCTGCTCGTCCGCTATTTCCGCGGCCACCTGGCGCATCATCTTCTGTTCGTCGTTCAAGTTGAAATCCATTTTCATCCTCTTTTAAGCGGTATTAAAAATAAAGCCGAACCTAGCCGTTCCCCTCGATCTCTACTTCGGCCAACGGCTGGTCGGCGTCGACGTTTTGCCCTTCTTGACACGATATCTTCTTTACGATGCCCGGCCCCGCGGCCGTAAGGGGGTGTTCCATCTTCATCGCCTCGACGACGACGACGGTTCGCCCCTTCTCGACGGCGTCGCCCTCCGCGGCGGCGATCTTGACCACTTTGCCGGGCATCGGCGCGCGAATCGTTTGGATGCCGGCGACGACGTCCTCCACCGCGGCGGCGGCGCGCTGCTCCCGGCCTCCCCCCTCCTCGAGTATAAAAGAATGCCCGCCCACCGCGACGTAGCGCCTCGAGCCGTCGCGCACGACGACGACGTCCGTAACCTCGCCGTCCGCCACGAACGAATAACAACCCGGTTCCGCGGCGACGAGGTCGACCTCCATCGCGCGGCCGTCGACCGTGACGCGGAAGCCGTCGCCGCTCTTCTCGACCGTTACCGCGTATTCGCCGTCGCCGGATTGGAATTCATACTCCATGTATTAAGTAATCACGCCCCCCGGCCTATCTCCCACGGCCCGACGGTCTGCCAGGGCGTCGGCCCCCCCCCCGCCGCCCGGCCCGAGCCGCCGTCGGAGTAGCGCATCGCGGGCCCCGCGGCCATCTCGGCCACCGCCGCCGCGGCCAGCGCCTTCTCCATCAAGCCCTCCGGCACCTCCTCCCGCCAACCGTCGAAGTGGTCGGTTATGAAGCCGGTATTGGTCTCGCCGGCGACGTAGGCCGGGTGGTCGATAACGTCGCGCAAGAACGGTATCGTCGTTCCGATACCAATTATAACATATTCCCGCAGCGCTTCGGCCATGCGGCGCCGCGCTTCTTCCCTGTCCGCGCCCCACGTAATCAACTTCGCCAGTATGGGGTCGTAATAAACCGGCACGTCGTATCCGGCGTAGATGCCGCCGTCCAACCGGACCCCCGGGCCGCGCGGCTCGCGCAGGAACAAAATCTTGCCGGCCGAAGGGAGAAAGTTCGCCGCCGGGTCCTCGGCGTAGATGCGGCACTCGACGGCGTGGCCGCGCCGGCTCACGTCCTTTTGCGCGAAAGGCAACTTTTCGCCGGCGGCTATCGCGAGCTGCGCCTTTACTATATCCACCCCTATAACCATTTCCGTCACCGGGTGTTCGACCTGGACGCGGGCGTTGACCTCGAGGAAATAGAAATTTTTATTTTCGTCCAACAGAAACTCGACGGTCCCGGCGTTGGTATACCCCACGGCGCGGGCGACCTCGCACGCCGCCTCGCCCATCTTCTTCCGCAGCTTCGCGTCCAGCGCCGGCGACGGCGACTCCTCGACGATCTTCTGGTGGCGCCGCTGGATGGAGCACTCGCGCTCGAAGAGGTGGACGACATTACCGCGCGCGTCCGCCAGGATTTGGAATTCGACGTGGCGCGGCCTCTCGACGTACTTCTCCAGATAAACGGTGTCGTCGCCGAAAGCGCCTTTGGCCTCGCGGCGCGCCGCCTCCAGGCACTCGGCCAACTCGCCGTCGCCGCACACGACGCGCATCCCCTTGCCGCCGCCTCCTCCCGCGGCCTTGACCATTACGGGGTAGCCGAGCTTCCCCGCCTCGGCCGTAACGTCGTCGGCCTCGCCGGCGCCGGCGGACATCCCGGGGATGATGGGGACGCCGGCCGCGGTCATCGTCCGGCGGGCGCCGAGCTTGTCGCCCGCCAAGCGGAGGGTGTCGCCGCTCGGGCCGATGAAGGCCAACCCCGCTTCGGCGCAGGCGTCGGCGAAGGCACCGTTCTCGGCCAGGAAGCCGTAGCCGGGATGGACCGCTTCGCAGCCGGCCTCTTTCGCGGTCTCGACTATCTTCTCTATATTTAAATAGGACTCGAGCGGCGGCGCGGGGCCGATGCAGTAGGCCTCGTCGGCTCGAGCGACATGTAAGGCCGCGCGGTCGGCCTCCGAGTATACGGCGACGGCGCGCACGCCCAGCTCGCGGCAGGCCCGGATGACGCGGCAAGCTATCTCGCCGCGGTTCGCGATGAGGATTTTTTTAAACATCAATAAGGCAAAACAGGGCGGAACTCGATAAAAACGTGCTTATCATTTAGCTTTCTACTTAGTAGTTCTTCCTTTTCGGCAATAATATGACGAGGAAGGATCGTCTTGCAAATAATCTCTTCTCCTTCTTCACCCGATGCGGAAATATTTACCCCAGTTGGAGGTATTAAGTCCTTATCT
This genomic interval from bacterium contains the following:
- a CDS encoding acyl-CoA dehydrogenase family protein gives rise to the protein MKMDFNLNDEQKMMRQVAAEIADEQLAPKAEEMEENREIPGELLAFLAEQGYFGMFLPERYGGAELDFATYALTIEEFSRGSPAVALVVSVQNALVGKPILTYGTEGQKEKYLARVASGELLGAFSITEEDAGSDAANVQTTAAKKDGGYVLNGRKLYVTNAGFAGLFLVVASTDPAAGGKGLSCFLVERDAPGFTVGERFDGMGMRALDVRRLEFKNCEVPADALLGAEGEGLKIALASLDGSRIGVGAQAVGIGQQAFNEAKKYAGEREQFGRPILSFQAIQFYLVEMATRLEAARFLTLRAATLADAGEPFSAEAAMAKLYASEAANFCANLGVQIHGGYGYMKDYVVERFFRDARVTEIYEGTSEVQKLVIAGKLLKG
- the accC gene encoding acetyl-CoA carboxylase biotin carboxylase subunit, translating into MFKKILIANRGEIACRVIRACRELGVRAVAVYSEADRAALHVARADEAYCIGPAPPLESYLNIEKIVETAKEAGCEAVHPGYGFLAENGAFADACAEAGLAFIGPSGDTLRLAGDKLGARRTMTAAGVPIIPGMSAGAGEADDVTAEAGKLGYPVMVKAAGGGGGKGMRVVCGDGELAECLEAARREAKGAFGDDTVYLEKYVERPRHVEFQILADARGNVVHLFERECSIQRRHQKIVEESPSPALDAKLRKKMGEAACEVARAVGYTNAGTVEFLLDENKNFYFLEVNARVQVEHPVTEMVIGVDIVKAQLAIAAGEKLPFAQKDVSRRGHAVECRIYAEDPAANFLPSAGKILFLREPRGPGVRLDGGIYAGYDVPVYYDPILAKLITWGADREEARRRMAEALREYVIIGIGTTIPFLRDVIDHPAYVAGETNTGFITDHFDGWREEVPEGLMEKALAAAAVAEMAAGPAMRYSDGGSGRAAGGGPTPWQTVGPWEIGRGA
- a CDS encoding biotin/lipoyl-containing protein; translation: MEYEFQSGDGEYAVTVEKSGDGFRVTVDGRAMEVDLVAAEPGCYSFVADGEVTDVVVVRDGSRRYVAVGGHSFILEEGGGREQRAAAAVEDVVAGIQTIRAPMPGKVVKIAAAEGDAVEKGRTVVVVEAMKMEHPLTAAGPGIVKKISCQEGQNVDADQPLAEVEIEGNG
- a CDS encoding acyl-CoA dehydrogenase family protein, producing MLDYIEYEDFRAEVKAKVDEIVAPHAAAIDADDHIPDEVMKAIGEVGWFGALAPAEYGGLGWDTVRYAIMVEEVSRASGSAGVMLAVQGSLVTYPLQKYGTEEQIKEYMPKFASGEVMGSFGLTEPGAGSDAGNTKTTAVLDGDEWVINGQKCFITNTKRDWPVVCFATVRTDPDKSKGVYGVSSIIVPVDAPGFNYGRKENKMGLRGSDTSEIFFEDCRVPQKNLLGEVNEGFKIFMVALDAGRISIGAMALGLGQGAFDLAVKHAENRVQFGKPIGTKQAIQWKIAEMATKVRAARFLVYSAAALKDAGLPYTKEAAMAKYYASQVGREAAYDAIQVHGALGYDKSYPLERIYRDVKLDEIGEGTSEIQKIVISRNILQLKKKK